The genome window CACCTACAATTTTTAGATCGACTTGTATCTTTTTGTTTGAAATGGTAAGTATGTTGTATGTATTTTCAAATAGTCCACGAACACGCTCAGAGGTTGCAGTTCCAGCATTGACAACTGTGAGTGTTTTAAAATTCCAAGCCCAAGGTCTGTGCTTGTGTCCACATAAAACAACATCAACTTTTGAATCCAAAACAGTTCTTAAAACATCACCAGCATCAACTACGGTTAGTTGATCAGACCCTGTATCAGGTATCGCAATTAGGTGATGATGCATTGCTACAATTTTTATTTTATCTTTGTATTTTTTCATAGTTCTCTCCAACCACAAGTTTTGTCTATGTCCTACTTCTCCCTCATTTCTATCAGGTCTTGCAGTTCCAACAGTAACTAAAACTACATCATCATCTAGCTCATTTACTGTTTCAAATGGAAAATATTTTTTGAATAAAAGATAACCAGTGTTTCTATAATCATGATTTCCACTGATGGTGATAATTTTTTTTGTTTTAAATTTCTCTAATAGTGATTTGCATTTTTTATATTCTCCCATCAATCCCTCATTTGTAAGATCACCCGTAATTACGATCACATCAGGATTAAGTTCGTTTACTTCCTTAACTAGAATATCAAATTTTTCTTGTAAAAATTGTGAACCTACATGAAGATCAGAGATTTGAACTATTTGCATTATTGTTTAATGTACAAATCATCTTTTAAATCGTATCTATAGATTGTATGTAATTAACTTCCATTACCAAGGTAGGATTAAATAATAATCTCCTCAAATTCATGCAGTTTTGAGTAAAAAAGCAGCAGTAATGAAGGGAGATGGAATTGGCCCTGAAGTAGTTGAATCAATGCTCAAAGTTCTAAAAGAGTGCAACATGCAGTCCGAAGTAATTCTGTGTGAGGCAGGCTCTGAGCAATGGGATAAAAATGGTAGAAAGGACAAATCATACATTCCTGATGAAACTATCAGGATTTTAGAAGAATCAGATGCTTGCTTTAAGGGACCAACTACAACCATTCCAGTTCCAGGTGCACCAAGAAGTGTAGCAGTCACACTACGTCAAAAATTCGAATTATATTCCAATATCAGACCAACTAAAACATTTGATAGATTGACACCAAATAGAAAGCTTGATTGTGTTTGTTTCCGAGAAGCAACTGAAGGACTCTATACTGGAGTTGAAGCAAAAATTAATGAAGATGCAGCTATTGCAATTAGAAAGATAACAAGACAAGGTTGCGATAGATTCCTAAATTCAGCTGTAAAGTGGGCAAATCAATACAATTTGAAGAAGATGGTTGCAATTACTAAAAGAAATATCCTAAAAGAAACTGATGGAATTTTTTGGAATTGTGCCCAAAAAGCTGTTGAAAGGACAGGAATTGAATTATCTGAAATTTACATTGACAACATGGCTCAACAAATGGTTGTGGCACCTGAACAATTCAATGGAGCAGTATTAGTTAGCACTAATTTATTTATGGATATTATCTCGGAGCTTGCTTCAGGTCTAGTTGGTTCTATTGGATTAATTTATTCTGCAAATATGGGAGATAATTTTGCAATGTTTGAGGCAGCACATGGAAGTGCACCACAATTTGCAGGACAAAACAAGGTAAACCCAACAGCAACTGTTCTATCAGGTGCATGGATGGCTGAGTATCTTGGAGAAAAAGACATCAGAGATGCAATCTTTGATGCAACATACCAAGTAATTAACGAAGGAAAGAAGGTAACTTGGGATATTGGAGGCAATGCATCAACTACTCAGATGACTGATGCAATAATTGAATATGCAAAAAATAATCTAAAGAAATAATCAATTTATTGCCTCTACTAAAATCAGTTCTTCAAAGAATAGTTTCTTTTTTGCGATAATTCTAGTACTCAAGCCTAATTTTTGTGCGTAGTTGATTAGTCTTTCATAGTTTGAAAGAGAAGAAGTGACAAAAACAAATTTGCCATTCTCTTTGAGATTATTAATTACTGAATCAAATATTTTTTTTGGAATTTCAAATCCCTCTGTACCACCATCAGTTGCAATATCTAAGATTTCATCTGTAGCAAGGTAAGGTAAATTGCATACAATAAAATCAAATTTAATTTTTAGTGCATCCGAACCGTTACAACAAATCAGATTTTGTGTTCTGTATGAGGTTTGATGTGCCAATACATCAAAGTTAATATCAGTTCCAATAACAAATGAGAAATTATCAGCTAAAAGTTTGGTTAGATATCCAGAACCACTACCAATATCTAAAGCAAAAACTCCTTTTTCATTTTCAATATTGTTAGCAATGAAAAAAGTATCCTCTGAGGGAGGATATTCCTCATTTTTCAAGTATTTGGTTTGCAAGATTAATTATTTCATCTCCAGATAGATCATCCACTCGTTTATCGATTAATGATTCCTTGTCAAATTGCTTTAGAATATTTTTAATAGTTTTGCGTCTATATGAGAAAATTTTGTTAATTGTATGAATTAATTCCTTTGGAAGAGTATTTCTTTGTTTAATTTTTAAAATTACCGAATCGATTTTTGGTGGAGGTGAAAAATTATTTTTTCCTACTTTGGAAATGGTCTTTATTTCAAAAGCATGCTGTGCTATAATGCTAATTGCTTTTCTTTGTTTGGTAGATTTTGCAAGTAGTTTTTCAGCGAATTCTTTTTGAACCATTATTATTCCATGTGAAAAGGATTTTTGTGAAAGCCACTCTATTGCATCTTTACTTCTAGAATAAGGCAGATTTGATACAAAAATTGTAAATGAATCTTTTTTTTTAAATCCATCACCAAATTTTAAAATCAAATTATTATGATTGGAAAACTTTGTTTGGGCGTTTTTTATTAATTTCTCATCAGCATCAACTGAGATGACTTGTCTTGCCTTTTCACATAGTAGTGGAGTTAGTATTCCTAGTCCTGTTCCCAACTCAAAAACAACATCATCTTTTGAAATTTTAGCCTCAGAAACTATGGATTGTGCAATTGATTGCGAGTTTAGAAAGTGTTGTCCAAGTAGTTTTCGCTTTATCATCTCTTTACAAAGAGATTCATTCTACTTTCACCAGTGATTTCATCCATGATTCTCTCTGCAATGTGTTTGATCGGTTCTTTGAATCCAACTCTGTCTTGCAAATCCTGATAACTCTCAAACTGTTTCTTTTCTCTCTCCTCTAGCATTGTTTTCATGTAGGTTTTTCCAATTCCAGGAATTAATTCAAGTGCGTGAATTCGGGGAGTTAGTGGTCTTGCATTATTTAGATATGAAACAAATTTTGATTCATTATTGGTCACAATGTTTTCTACCACATTTGGCAACTCGCTTTGAGCAGATGAAGATATTTTATCATAATCCATTTTACCTAAAACAGATAGAACTTTGATTCGTCCTTCTTTTCCGATGTATATCTTCTCACCAATATCAAAAGTAGAATTTGGAACTCCAAGAATTTCTAAAAGTGTTAAACGATCTTCACCAATGGC of Nitrosopumilus sp. contains these proteins:
- a CDS encoding isocitrate/isopropylmalate dehydrogenase family protein, encoding MSKKAAVMKGDGIGPEVVESMLKVLKECNMQSEVILCEAGSEQWDKNGRKDKSYIPDETIRILEESDACFKGPTTTIPVPGAPRSVAVTLRQKFELYSNIRPTKTFDRLTPNRKLDCVCFREATEGLYTGVEAKINEDAAIAIRKITRQGCDRFLNSAVKWANQYNLKKMVAITKRNILKETDGIFWNCAQKAVERTGIELSEIYIDNMAQQMVVAPEQFNGAVLVSTNLFMDIISELASGLVGSIGLIYSANMGDNFAMFEAAHGSAPQFAGQNKVNPTATVLSGAWMAEYLGEKDIRDAIFDATYQVINEGKKVTWDIGGNASTTQMTDAIIEYAKNNLKK
- a CDS encoding DUF655 domain-containing protein, with amino-acid sequence MHRAQSPPRKYEEYAYVLDFNPRGKSSTVRGREGIIVTAIGEDRLTLLEILGVPNSTFDIGEKIYIGKEGRIKVLSVLGKMDYDKISSSAQSELPNVVENIVTNNESKFVSYLNNARPLTPRIHALELIPGIGKTYMKTMLEEREKKQFESYQDLQDRVGFKEPIKHIAERIMDEITGESRMNLFVKR
- a CDS encoding HemK2/MTQ2 family protein methyltransferase, which encodes MQTKYLKNEEYPPSEDTFFIANNIENEKGVFALDIGSGSGYLTKLLADNFSFVIGTDINFDVLAHQTSYRTQNLICCNGSDALKIKFDFIVCNLPYLATDEILDIATDGGTEGFEIPKKIFDSVINNLKENGKFVFVTSSLSNYERLINYAQKLGLSTRIIAKKKLFFEELILVEAIN
- a CDS encoding metallophosphoesterase family protein, whose protein sequence is MQIVQISDLHVGSQFLQEKFDILVKEVNELNPDVIVITGDLTNEGLMGEYKKCKSLLEKFKTKKIITISGNHDYRNTGYLLFKKYFPFETVNELDDDVVLVTVGTARPDRNEGEVGHRQNLWLERTMKKYKDKIKIVAMHHHLIAIPDTGSDQLTVVDAGDVLRTVLDSKVDVVLCGHKHRPWAWNFKTLTVVNAGTATSERVRGLFENTYNILTISNKKIQVDLKIVGGKRMPIDELVNNYNLLDDQ
- a CDS encoding rRNA adenine dimethyltransferase family protein, producing MIKRKLLGQHFLNSQSIAQSIVSEAKISKDDVVFELGTGLGILTPLLCEKARQVISVDADEKLIKNAQTKFSNHNNLILKFGDGFKKKDSFTIFVSNLPYSRSKDAIEWLSQKSFSHGIIMVQKEFAEKLLAKSTKQRKAISIIAQHAFEIKTISKVGKNNFSPPPKIDSVILKIKQRNTLPKELIHTINKIFSYRRKTIKNILKQFDKESLIDKRVDDLSGDEIINLANQILEK